Proteins encoded by one window of Kribbella italica:
- a CDS encoding phage portal protein yields MADLTARAVELLAILANDRPLLERFDRYVEGEQDDPYMPNNADAEYKLLAERAKTNVMPLLTGAPAQAMYVDDFRPGNRSVTGATSSYEMEHWQWSRLDARQSAIYRASFKFGHSFTLTEKVKGRARTKSLSALKTAALYEDPANDETPLYALTITKESTGSQDERIPGKARLFDGKHEYEVTFKSLTDADSVQVGKGKIHGASECPVTRFVCHLDTEGRTTGLVEPMIAIQNRINQTVFDLLVAQTYASFKVRWVTGMAPPLLMQGVDAEGNYTKVEADIVDYVPVRDDAGNAKPAPMDHNARRFLFAEDDNVKFGSLDETPLGGFIESIDMSFRHMAALSQTPPHHLLGQIANLSAEALLAAETAFSRMVEEFRKGFGEAWERVFRLAAEIDGEAAAAEDYQGETLWRDMEQRSLAQAADALGKIREQLQVPKRGLWARIPGVTRTELDQWEDMAEDEDAALALSQAVTRSTGSATTNDSTSFRSSAPAPIVGAIE; encoded by the coding sequence GTGGCTGACCTGACGGCCAGAGCGGTCGAGCTGCTCGCCATCCTGGCGAACGACCGCCCCCTGCTGGAGCGATTCGATCGGTACGTCGAGGGCGAGCAGGACGACCCCTACATGCCGAACAACGCCGACGCGGAGTACAAGCTGCTCGCCGAGCGAGCCAAGACCAACGTCATGCCGCTCCTCACTGGGGCGCCGGCGCAGGCGATGTACGTGGACGACTTCCGGCCGGGCAACCGCTCGGTCACCGGAGCGACCTCCTCGTACGAGATGGAGCACTGGCAGTGGTCCCGCCTGGACGCCCGCCAGTCCGCGATCTACCGCGCCTCGTTCAAGTTCGGCCACAGCTTCACCCTCACCGAGAAGGTCAAGGGCCGCGCTCGCACCAAGAGCCTGTCGGCCCTGAAGACCGCGGCGCTGTACGAGGATCCGGCCAACGACGAGACCCCGCTCTACGCGCTGACCATCACCAAAGAATCGACCGGCTCACAGGACGAACGCATCCCCGGCAAGGCTCGCCTCTTCGACGGCAAGCACGAGTACGAGGTGACCTTCAAGTCCCTGACGGACGCCGACTCGGTCCAGGTCGGCAAGGGCAAGATCCACGGCGCCTCCGAGTGCCCGGTCACCCGCTTCGTCTGCCACCTGGACACCGAGGGCCGGACGACCGGCCTGGTCGAGCCGATGATCGCGATCCAGAACCGGATCAACCAGACGGTGTTCGACCTCCTGGTCGCCCAGACCTACGCGAGCTTCAAGGTCCGCTGGGTCACCGGCATGGCGCCCCCGCTGCTCATGCAGGGCGTCGATGCTGAGGGCAACTACACCAAAGTCGAGGCCGACATCGTCGACTACGTCCCCGTGCGGGACGACGCCGGCAACGCCAAGCCAGCCCCAATGGACCACAACGCGCGACGCTTCCTCTTCGCCGAGGACGACAATGTGAAGTTCGGCTCGCTCGACGAGACCCCGCTCGGCGGGTTCATCGAATCGATCGACATGAGCTTCCGCCACATGGCCGCGCTGTCGCAGACACCCCCGCACCACCTGCTCGGGCAGATCGCAAACCTGTCCGCCGAGGCTCTGCTCGCCGCCGAGACCGCCTTCTCCCGCATGGTCGAAGAGTTCCGCAAGGGCTTCGGCGAGGCGTGGGAGCGGGTCTTCCGCCTGGCCGCGGAGATCGACGGTGAGGCCGCGGCTGCCGAGGACTACCAGGGCGAGACGCTCTGGCGGGACATGGAGCAGCGTTCGCTCGCTCAGGCTGCCGATGCCCTCGGCAAGATCCGCGAGCAGCTCCAGGTGCCGAAGCGTGGCCTGTGGGCTCGCATCCCCGGCGTGACCCGCACCGAGCTTGATCAGTGGGAAGACATGGCCGAGGACGAGGACGCCGCCCTGGCGCTCTCCCAGGCCGTCACCCGCTCGACGGGCTCGGCGACGACCAACGACAGCACGAGCTTCCGCAGCTCCGCGCCGGCCCCCATCGTGGGGGCGATTGAGTGA
- a CDS encoding polysaccharide deacetylase family protein, which produces MSNNNDPLAIFREPSDIDWRSDEEATYDGLDQRVTSLEEAGTGDITELTTRVQVVETEVDRLVHRPVPALRARGAVVFTWDDGWDTHPQVAQWHADRGQKATFYLTTGLLGGAQHMPASAVADIFALGHEIGSHSVNHVSMTGLTAAQRQPEWDNSVATLDGLIGLSGQVRSYAYPLGDHSDVTDREAYLRYDRVALTGLAQGFIGSSTKAGNWLLRPDYEGFKHGRFPWNQQTHSQLMAILRDQVMANAVTLTTYAHQIGNPDTPTEEQVLEALDFCEANGIPCLTTAEALPGPKVVNGGFENDLVGWTVITAGAAATGTTVSVVDDAPATGLNGSKSLRIVSPNTTTSSDSVTVSQTVAVQGGRSFALSAQIRHEGTPTGTGKFSVRINEFDENGTSIPGRSVRGTASTSAWAQSTAWPGESTAGASYVGVLHPDTRLVQVALYVQEAAGTFYADHVYFGPTTYQTSTTARASLFG; this is translated from the coding sequence TTGAGCAACAACAACGACCCCCTGGCGATCTTCCGCGAGCCCAGCGACATCGACTGGCGCAGCGATGAAGAGGCCACGTACGACGGGCTCGACCAGCGGGTGACGAGCCTCGAAGAGGCCGGCACCGGCGACATCACCGAGCTGACCACGCGGGTGCAGGTCGTGGAGACCGAGGTCGACCGCCTGGTCCACCGCCCGGTCCCCGCTCTGCGAGCTCGCGGCGCCGTCGTCTTCACCTGGGACGACGGATGGGACACCCACCCGCAGGTCGCCCAGTGGCACGCGGACCGCGGCCAGAAGGCGACCTTCTACCTCACGACGGGCCTGCTTGGCGGGGCGCAGCACATGCCGGCCTCCGCCGTCGCGGACATCTTCGCGCTGGGCCACGAGATCGGCTCGCACAGCGTCAACCACGTGTCGATGACCGGCCTCACCGCCGCCCAGCGCCAGCCCGAGTGGGACAACTCGGTCGCCACGCTGGACGGGTTGATCGGTCTGAGTGGTCAGGTGCGCAGCTACGCCTACCCGCTGGGCGATCACTCCGACGTGACCGACCGTGAGGCTTACCTCCGTTACGACCGGGTGGCCCTCACCGGCCTGGCGCAGGGCTTCATCGGCTCGTCGACCAAGGCCGGCAACTGGCTGCTTCGCCCGGACTACGAGGGCTTCAAGCACGGCCGGTTCCCCTGGAACCAGCAGACGCACTCTCAGCTGATGGCGATCCTGCGGGACCAGGTGATGGCCAACGCCGTCACCCTGACGACGTACGCCCACCAGATCGGCAACCCCGACACCCCGACCGAGGAGCAGGTGCTCGAAGCCCTCGACTTCTGCGAGGCCAACGGCATCCCCTGCCTCACCACGGCCGAGGCGCTGCCCGGCCCGAAGGTCGTGAACGGCGGTTTCGAGAACGACCTGGTCGGATGGACCGTCATCACTGCCGGCGCCGCCGCCACGGGCACCACGGTGAGCGTGGTCGACGACGCGCCGGCCACCGGCCTCAACGGATCCAAGTCGCTCCGGATCGTGTCCCCGAACACGACCACGAGCTCGGACAGTGTCACCGTCTCCCAGACCGTCGCGGTCCAGGGTGGCCGGTCCTTCGCGCTGTCCGCCCAGATCCGCCACGAAGGCACCCCCACCGGGACCGGCAAGTTCTCCGTCCGCATCAACGAGTTCGACGAGAACGGCACGAGCATCCCCGGCCGCTCCGTCCGCGGGACCGCATCCACCAGCGCGTGGGCGCAGAGCACCGCCTGGCCCGGCGAGTCCACGGCCGGCGCGAGCTACGTCGGCGTCCTCCACCCCGACACCCGCCTCGTCCAGGTCGCCCTCTACGTCCAGGAGGCGGCCGGCACCTTCTACGCCGACCACGTCTACTTCGGCCCCACCACCTACCAGACGAGCACGACCGCTCGCGCCTCCCTCTTCGGCTAG
- a CDS encoding HNH endonuclease, with the protein MPNWANSDRRNRLPSDWDARRKKRFRIDDFRCTWENVYDERCTGPAEECDHHIPNDDHSIENLRSMCSFHHGQKSGKEGADARAANWRRNNSKFRRAEKHPGEL; encoded by the coding sequence GTGCCGAACTGGGCTAACTCAGATCGCCGCAACCGACTCCCCTCGGACTGGGACGCCAGGCGGAAGAAGCGATTCCGCATCGACGACTTCCGCTGCACGTGGGAGAACGTCTACGACGAACGATGTACGGGGCCGGCCGAGGAATGCGACCACCACATTCCGAACGACGACCACAGCATCGAGAACCTCCGCTCCATGTGCTCCTTCCACCACGGGCAGAAGTCCGGCAAGGAAGGCGCGGATGCGCGGGCCGCGAACTGGCGGCGGAACAACAGCAAGTTTCGGCGAGCCGAGAAACACCCCGGCGAGCTGTGA
- a CDS encoding terminase has product MAAMNPLSTEEIDALEPTYLGPTWAKNEDGSWFLPQRTLGWQIAGWCSEWLLGEDGKPWKFTMEQLRFILWWYAVDENGRFIYRTGVLQRMKGWGKDPVLAVMCLVELVGPSRFSHWDADGNPVGAALRKTWVQVTAVNQSQTTNTMELIPGLMSDRFKAKYRVKEGAELIRAMGGKCRLEAVTSSYRAIEGKRTTFTLLNETHHWVASNKGIKMYETIDGNATKKDARYLAITNAYLPGEDSVAEIMREVHEKILEGRTVDIGMMYDSVEAHPRTPLTIEALHIVIPKIRGDAVWLRVETIIQSIQTGSMSASRSRRMWLNQIVAEEDALYGPDQLSAMEDPDLELHPGDEIVAGFDGGKTDDDTALVAIRISDQAIFKLGHWFKPDGANSNEDPDAPRWEVNREQVDSQVREMFRLYEVKGFYADVALWESYIGDWAEDYSEGLTVKSGGHNAIAWDMRSSLKLVTLAHERLMRSVFDAKLKYDGDLAIKRHMLNARRRTNNHGLSFGKESRESPRKVDLYAALLLAHEAFYDLRTRAKKEKKRTGKGYFM; this is encoded by the coding sequence ATGGCTGCGATGAACCCCCTCTCCACCGAAGAGATCGACGCCCTGGAGCCGACCTACCTCGGCCCCACCTGGGCGAAGAACGAGGACGGCTCCTGGTTCCTCCCGCAGCGCACGCTGGGCTGGCAGATCGCCGGCTGGTGCAGCGAATGGCTGCTCGGCGAAGACGGCAAGCCGTGGAAGTTCACGATGGAGCAGCTCCGCTTCATCCTCTGGTGGTACGCGGTCGACGAGAACGGCCGCTTCATCTACCGCACCGGGGTCCTCCAGCGCATGAAGGGCTGGGGCAAGGACCCCGTGCTCGCGGTGATGTGCCTGGTCGAGCTCGTCGGCCCGAGCCGCTTCTCCCATTGGGACGCCGATGGCAACCCGGTGGGTGCTGCGCTGCGCAAGACCTGGGTCCAGGTGACCGCGGTCAACCAGTCGCAGACCACGAACACGATGGAACTCATCCCTGGCCTGATGAGCGATCGCTTCAAGGCCAAGTACCGCGTCAAGGAAGGCGCGGAGCTGATCCGCGCGATGGGTGGCAAGTGCCGGCTCGAAGCCGTCACCTCGTCGTACCGCGCGATCGAAGGCAAGCGAACCACATTCACCCTGCTGAACGAGACCCATCACTGGGTCGCGTCCAACAAGGGCATCAAGATGTACGAGACGATCGACGGCAACGCGACCAAGAAGGACGCTCGCTACCTCGCGATCACCAACGCCTATCTTCCAGGTGAAGACAGCGTCGCGGAGATCATGCGCGAGGTCCACGAGAAGATCCTCGAAGGCCGCACCGTCGACATCGGAATGATGTACGACAGCGTCGAGGCGCATCCGCGCACTCCGCTGACGATCGAGGCGCTGCACATCGTCATCCCCAAGATCCGGGGCGACGCCGTGTGGCTGCGCGTCGAGACCATCATCCAGTCGATCCAGACGGGCTCCATGTCCGCCTCGCGATCGCGCCGGATGTGGCTCAACCAGATCGTCGCCGAGGAGGACGCTCTCTACGGGCCGGACCAGCTCTCCGCGATGGAGGACCCCGACCTTGAGCTCCACCCTGGCGACGAGATCGTGGCCGGCTTCGACGGCGGCAAGACCGATGACGACACCGCCCTGGTGGCGATTCGCATCAGTGATCAGGCCATCTTCAAGCTCGGCCACTGGTTCAAGCCAGACGGTGCCAACAGCAACGAAGACCCCGACGCTCCCCGCTGGGAGGTCAACCGTGAACAGGTCGATAGCCAGGTGCGCGAGATGTTCCGGTTGTACGAGGTCAAGGGTTTCTACGCTGACGTGGCCCTCTGGGAGTCCTACATCGGCGATTGGGCCGAGGACTACAGCGAGGGTCTGACCGTCAAGTCCGGCGGGCACAACGCCATCGCCTGGGACATGCGGTCGTCCCTCAAGCTCGTCACCCTGGCGCACGAGCGCCTGATGCGCAGCGTCTTCGACGCAAAGCTCAAGTACGACGGCGATCTCGCCATCAAGCGGCACATGCTCAACGCGCGTCGCCGCACCAACAACCACGGACTCAGCTTCGGCAAGGAAAGCCGCGAGTCCCCCCGCAAGGTCGACCTCTACGCCGCACTCCTGCTGGCACACGAGGCGTTCTACGACCTGCGCACCCGCGCGAAGAAGGAAAAGAAGCGCACGGGCAAGGGCTACTTCATGTAA
- a CDS encoding DUF5403 family protein: protein MAEVYRTLGGRKVEKALAILPEVQRELEERTLQVAGRAEAGLAEHHHDGDAEIDIEDGGVDWYVVLSDERGQLAALSIEFGREPYEKDGELVGGMDGLHILGNAAHLKSRGRR, encoded by the coding sequence ATGGCTGAGGTCTACCGCACGCTCGGCGGCCGGAAGGTCGAGAAGGCCCTGGCCATTCTCCCCGAGGTCCAGCGCGAGCTGGAGGAGCGAACCCTGCAAGTCGCCGGCCGAGCCGAAGCCGGCCTCGCCGAGCATCACCACGATGGCGATGCAGAAATCGACATCGAAGACGGCGGCGTCGACTGGTATGTGGTCCTGTCCGACGAGCGCGGCCAGCTCGCCGCCCTGTCCATCGAGTTCGGCCGTGAGCCGTACGAGAAGGACGGTGAGCTCGTCGGCGGCATGGACGGTCTACACATCCTCGGCAACGCGGCGCACCTCAAGAGCAGGGGGCGCCGATGA
- a CDS encoding phage tail assembly protein, which produces MSNSFTLDDIRDAAEAKYGSTEIVLGDGSVCRLLNPLRLKKEKRDQLMALQKEQGDEESDTEELLAKSLLLVAENQKYAKQLLKELDGDLTMLATVFEMFNSGAQVGEASPSQD; this is translated from the coding sequence ATGTCCAACTCTTTCACCCTGGATGACATCCGCGACGCCGCCGAGGCGAAGTACGGCTCCACCGAGATCGTGCTGGGCGACGGCTCCGTCTGCCGGCTGCTGAACCCGCTGCGCCTGAAGAAGGAGAAGCGCGACCAGCTCATGGCGCTCCAGAAGGAGCAGGGCGACGAGGAGAGCGACACCGAGGAGCTGCTGGCCAAGAGCCTGCTCCTGGTGGCCGAGAACCAGAAGTACGCCAAGCAGCTCCTGAAGGAGCTCGACGGCGACCTGACGATGCTGGCCACCGTGTTCGAGATGTTCAACTCGGGCGCCCAGGTGGGGGAAGCCTCGCCCTCGCAGGACTGA